A section of the Candidatus Ozemobacteraceae bacterium genome encodes:
- a CDS encoding chemotaxis protein CheW, which translates to MKKVQTRQEIQVVGFYIGTDEYALNIAKVREIQAMTDIRKMPKAPSFVEGVINLRGHIVPIIDLRKRFDLPPLTDQHQSKILIVDFNRNLVGMVVDNVSEVIRLFSDQIERAPDVFSYNIGSQYVQGVAKLEERLIVLLDIEKLLSFDEQNQLAGLKS; encoded by the coding sequence ATGAAAAAGGTACAGACCCGCCAGGAGATCCAGGTCGTCGGTTTCTACATCGGCACCGACGAGTATGCGCTCAACATCGCCAAGGTCCGCGAAATCCAGGCGATGACCGACATCAGGAAAATGCCGAAGGCGCCGAGTTTCGTCGAAGGCGTCATCAATCTCCGCGGGCATATCGTGCCCATCATCGATCTCAGGAAGCGGTTCGATCTGCCCCCCCTGACCGACCAGCACCAGTCCAAGATCCTCATCGTCGATTTCAACCGCAACCTCGTCGGCATGGTCGTGGACAACGTTTCGGAGGTCATCCGCCTGTTTTCCGACCAGATCGAACGCGCACCCGACGTTTTTTCGTACAATATCGGTTCCCAGTATGTTCAGGGCGTGGCGAAGCTGGAAGAACGTCTTATCGTTCTCCTCGACATTGAGAAACTGCTCTCGTTCGACGAGCAGAACCAGCTTGCCGGCCTGAAAAGCTGA
- the rplM gene encoding 50S ribosomal protein L13, producing MKTFIPKPSQIKREWVLVDAKGKVLGRLASQIAAMLRGKNKPTFTPNVDMGDFVVVVNAGEIQLTGSKAVEKKYFWHTGYPGGIKSVSYGQLRETDPSRMLWIAVKNMLPRNKLRKVYLRKLKVYGGSEHPHAAQQPKATALPKE from the coding sequence GTGAAGACGTTCATCCCCAAGCCCTCCCAAATCAAACGGGAGTGGGTCCTCGTGGATGCCAAGGGGAAGGTGCTGGGTCGCCTCGCGTCCCAGATCGCTGCCATGCTCCGCGGTAAAAACAAGCCTACGTTCACCCCCAATGTGGACATGGGCGATTTCGTCGTCGTTGTGAACGCCGGCGAGATCCAGCTGACCGGTTCCAAGGCTGTCGAGAAGAAGTACTTCTGGCACACCGGGTACCCGGGCGGCATCAAGTCCGTTTCCTACGGCCAGTTGCGTGAGACCGATCCGAGCCGCATGCTCTGGATCGCCGTCAAGAACATGCTTCCCCGCAACAAGCTTCGCAAGGTCTACCTGCGCAAGCTCAAGGTGTACGGCGGGTCAGAGCATCCGCACGCCGCGCAGCAGCCCAAAGCGACTGCTCTGCCGAAGGAATGA
- a CDS encoding cytidine deaminase — protein MKSQHDAVLVEKAIEASKKAYAPYSKFQVGAALECADGEIILGCNVENASYGLTNCAERTALFAAIARGKHEFKRIAIFVDTDDFISPCGACRQVLAELAPNADVLLINRHRKVKKTTVKALLPLAFGSEDLKHHAEGH, from the coding sequence ATGAAGAGCCAGCATGATGCGGTCCTGGTCGAGAAGGCGATCGAGGCGAGCAAGAAGGCGTATGCGCCCTATTCGAAGTTTCAGGTCGGGGCGGCCCTCGAGTGCGCCGACGGCGAGATCATCCTCGGCTGCAACGTCGAGAACGCCAGCTACGGCCTGACCAACTGCGCCGAGAGAACCGCGCTGTTTGCCGCAATCGCCCGGGGAAAGCACGAATTCAAGCGCATCGCCATTTTCGTCGATACCGACGATTTCATCTCGCCGTGCGGCGCCTGCCGCCAGGTGCTCGCCGAGCTCGCCCCGAACGCCGACGTCCTCCTGATCAACCGCCACCGCAAGGTGAAGAAAACCACCGTGAAGGCGCTTCTCCCCCTCGCCTTCGGCTCCGAAGACCTCAAGCACCACGCCGAAGGCCACTGA
- a CDS encoding alpha/beta fold hydrolase: MDVVAPPPFLYTHQQPRPPFPYIAEEVTVSGGLFRPRLSGTLTRPAAPGSFPAVLLLSGQGPEGRDAENQFHRPFLVWADHLTRMGMVVLRCDDRGVGLSEGDFNAATTADFAADARMCLDFLKARPEVHSGRIGMLGHSEGGLVAATVAAESPDVGFIVLLAPPVCPMKEIWKHQFGVMARRNGLDARTEKLGEEFIEGAWRNLAANSATYWGRNSFRNYFIEYMNGIPEKDRRLLGFPANEQDEAAIEKELNVWCTPWKYFITRFDAADAYNRVACPVLGVFAGLDEQILPKPNAELLETLLKTGRNPPLRLHVFPDLEHGMRRPINYNAASYPLSETVAIEVLELVSSWITSLPEKAQY; this comes from the coding sequence ATGGATGTCGTTGCTCCTCCTCCGTTCCTTTACACGCACCAGCAGCCCCGGCCCCCGTTTCCGTATATCGCCGAAGAAGTGACGGTTTCCGGAGGGTTGTTCCGTCCTCGCCTGTCAGGAACCCTCACCCGCCCTGCCGCGCCCGGGTCTTTTCCTGCCGTTCTGCTTCTTTCCGGGCAGGGACCCGAGGGACGGGATGCGGAAAATCAGTTTCATCGTCCGTTCCTCGTCTGGGCGGATCATCTGACCCGGATGGGCATGGTGGTTCTCCGATGTGATGATCGCGGCGTGGGTCTTTCGGAAGGCGACTTCAATGCCGCCACGACCGCCGACTTTGCGGCTGATGCCAGGATGTGCCTGGATTTTCTGAAAGCGCGACCCGAAGTTCATTCCGGGCGAATCGGAATGCTCGGCCACAGTGAAGGAGGTCTTGTCGCTGCCACGGTAGCTGCCGAAAGCCCGGATGTCGGTTTCATCGTGCTGCTCGCCCCGCCGGTTTGTCCGATGAAGGAGATATGGAAGCACCAGTTTGGAGTGATGGCCCGCCGAAACGGCCTGGACGCGCGGACGGAGAAGCTGGGCGAAGAATTCATCGAAGGGGCCTGGCGGAATCTTGCGGCTAATTCCGCGACCTATTGGGGGCGGAACTCCTTCCGTAACTATTTTATTGAATATATGAACGGCATTCCGGAAAAAGACCGTCGTCTCCTCGGGTTTCCCGCGAACGAACAGGATGAGGCAGCCATAGAAAAGGAATTGAACGTCTGGTGCACGCCCTGGAAGTATTTCATAACGAGGTTCGATGCCGCCGATGCCTACAACAGGGTTGCCTGTCCCGTGCTCGGCGTTTTTGCCGGGCTCGACGAGCAGATTCTTCCGAAGCCGAACGCCGAACTTCTCGAAACCCTCCTGAAAACGGGACGAAATCCGCCGCTCCGGCTTCACGTCTTCCCGGACCTGGAGCACGGGATGCGCAGGCCGATCAACTATAACGCGGCTTCATATCCCCTTTCGGAAACAGTGGCGATAGAAGTTCTCGAACTCGTTTCCTCCTGGATAACGTCTCTGCCGGAGAAGGCGCAATATTGA
- the rpsI gene encoding 30S ribosomal protein S9 gives MAEANFWGTGRRKTATARVRIVKGDGKIVVNARPFESYFPLPLTRKIIMQPMTVTETQGRFNVIANIRGGGSSGQAGALRHGIARALVKFNEEFRSPLRKNGLLTRDPRMRERKKYGLKKARKRPQFSKR, from the coding sequence ATGGCTGAAGCCAATTTCTGGGGAACCGGCCGCCGCAAGACCGCCACGGCCCGCGTTCGCATCGTGAAGGGCGACGGCAAGATCGTCGTCAACGCCCGCCCGTTCGAGTCCTACTTCCCGCTGCCCCTGACCCGCAAGATCATCATGCAGCCCATGACGGTCACCGAAACCCAGGGCAGATTCAACGTCATCGCCAACATCCGCGGCGGCGGCAGCTCCGGCCAGGCCGGCGCGCTTCGCCACGGCATCGCCCGCGCGCTCGTGAAGTTCAACGAGGAGTTCCGCAGCCCGCTGCGCAAGAACGGCCTCCTGACCCGCGACCCGCGCATGCGCGAGCGCAAGAAATACGGCCTCAAGAAAGCCCGCAAACGGCCGCAGTTCTCCAAGCGCTGA
- the truA gene encoding tRNA pseudouridine(38-40) synthase TruA, which translates to MRQLKLIVTYDGSGYFGFQLQPDVPTIQGDLEKALGIVLSETVRVHGSGRTDTGVHALGQVVMIRTACRIPVDKFIKALNGVLPPAIHVASVEEAPAEFHPRFSAVGKSYRYLFRRVRERSPFHERYTCQVEGDLDIGRMREGAALFVGEHDFSSFTRSPDTKENPVRKIMSADVTENGDEIVFDVTGNGFLHNMVRNMARALLLIGRHEMEPQEIVELYRNQDRRRLGPPAPASGLYLMKVMY; encoded by the coding sequence TTGCGACAGCTTAAACTGATCGTCACCTACGACGGAAGCGGATATTTCGGCTTTCAACTGCAGCCGGATGTGCCCACCATCCAGGGCGACCTGGAGAAAGCACTCGGTATCGTTCTAAGCGAAACGGTTCGCGTCCATGGGTCCGGCAGGACAGACACGGGGGTTCATGCCCTGGGTCAGGTCGTGATGATACGCACGGCATGTCGCATACCGGTTGACAAGTTTATCAAGGCTCTCAACGGGGTGTTGCCCCCGGCCATCCATGTCGCAAGCGTGGAAGAGGCGCCAGCGGAGTTCCATCCGCGCTTCTCGGCCGTGGGAAAATCCTATCGCTACCTGTTTCGACGGGTGCGGGAAAGATCCCCCTTCCACGAGCGGTATACCTGCCAGGTCGAAGGAGACCTCGACATCGGCAGAATGCGGGAAGGGGCGGCGTTGTTCGTCGGCGAACACGATTTTTCCTCGTTCACGCGATCGCCCGACACGAAGGAAAACCCCGTCCGGAAGATCATGAGCGCCGATGTGACCGAGAATGGCGATGAGATCGTCTTCGACGTCACCGGCAACGGGTTTTTGCACAACATGGTGCGGAACATGGCCCGGGCTCTGCTGTTGATCGGCCGGCACGAAATGGAGCCGCAAGAAATCGTAGAACTGTACCGTAATCAGGACAGACGACGACTCGGTCCGCCGGCGCCGGCGTCTGGGCTCTATCTGATGAAGGTCATGTACTAA
- a CDS encoding PAS domain S-box protein, with protein sequence MTTPSETIQELLQENIRLKQRIRELERVESGGATQPPASGGQDGRNGYQQCDEGLLAEIVRHSSELINLALPDGTMVFLNDAGANMLGIDPEAVATTNFMQVIPDHLKDLAAKEIIPSTLENGCWEGELQYLNLKTRDLIDVHAVTFVISGPEAGQRYLANISLDIRQRKKTEEELHLFRNLVEHSTDAIGISRPDGTHYYQNEALDRLLGNVGEHPPETVYLDKDMGNRVFETIMAGGSIQEETKMLGRDGSILDVFVRAYSILSPEGRVIGLVGLHTDITARKKAEEALRQSEQRFRGLVENATDLIFALTPEGVVTYLSPNWRDHMGEPPSQAVGKPLERYLHPDDIVPYRDMLNRIPTTGTSVESPELRVMRKDGATLWYSCRMSALRDSQGKISGFMGIARDITGTKIEALERQKLQEQLFHSQKLDAVGQLAGGVAHDFNNMLSVIIGNTDLALRELGPDAPLRQPLQDILAAGRRSANLTRQLLAFARKQNINPRVLGLNDAVAGVLSMLQRLIGENINLVWRPGHELWMVRIDPSQIDQILANLTVNARDAISRTGTITIETLNVRCDEAYCADSPECVPGDYVQLSVADNGCGIAHDLLPKIFDPFFTTKKEGRGTGLGLSTVYGIVKQNGGFINVCSDPGIGSTFRIHLPRHRIEAKESPGIVEEARPVGGRETILVVEDEATVLHLTRKMLENLGYRVLSAENPEQAMKLAREYDRNIDLLLTDVVMPGTNGKELSERILEFMPGLKHIYMSGYTSDVIARQAILDEGVKFISKPFSLKELADKVRETLDA encoded by the coding sequence GTGACAACACCATCCGAAACGATCCAGGAGCTGCTTCAGGAAAACATCCGGCTGAAGCAGCGCATCCGGGAGCTTGAACGCGTGGAATCCGGAGGCGCCACGCAACCGCCGGCTTCCGGGGGACAGGACGGCAGGAATGGGTATCAGCAATGCGATGAAGGGTTGCTGGCGGAAATCGTCAGGCACAGCAGCGAACTCATCAATCTCGCACTTCCCGACGGGACGATGGTCTTCCTCAACGACGCCGGGGCGAACATGCTGGGTATCGATCCCGAGGCCGTGGCGACCACGAACTTCATGCAGGTGATTCCAGATCACCTGAAAGATCTGGCGGCGAAAGAAATCATTCCGTCCACCCTTGAAAACGGGTGCTGGGAGGGGGAGCTGCAGTATCTCAACCTGAAAACCCGCGACCTGATCGACGTGCATGCCGTGACGTTCGTCATCAGCGGGCCCGAGGCTGGACAGCGGTATCTCGCGAATATATCACTTGATATAAGACAGCGAAAGAAAACGGAGGAGGAACTCCACCTGTTCCGAAATTTGGTGGAACACTCTACGGACGCCATCGGCATTTCCAGGCCCGACGGCACTCATTATTACCAGAACGAGGCGCTGGACCGCCTGCTCGGGAACGTCGGGGAACATCCGCCCGAAACCGTTTACCTGGATAAAGACATGGGAAACCGGGTTTTCGAGACGATTATGGCGGGCGGAAGCATCCAGGAAGAAACCAAAATGCTCGGAAGGGATGGGTCGATTCTCGATGTTTTCGTACGGGCCTATTCCATTCTGAGTCCGGAAGGCCGCGTCATCGGCCTGGTAGGCCTGCACACTGATATCACGGCCCGCAAGAAGGCGGAAGAAGCCCTCCGGCAGAGCGAACAACGTTTTCGCGGATTGGTCGAGAACGCTACCGATCTGATATTCGCCCTGACGCCGGAAGGAGTGGTGACCTATCTTTCGCCGAACTGGCGGGATCACATGGGGGAACCGCCATCCCAAGCCGTCGGTAAGCCCCTCGAACGGTATCTTCATCCGGACGACATCGTCCCATACCGTGATATGCTCAATCGGATTCCGACGACGGGAACATCCGTGGAAAGCCCTGAGCTACGGGTCATGCGCAAGGACGGGGCAACGCTCTGGTATTCCTGCAGAATGTCCGCCCTGCGCGACTCTCAGGGAAAAATCAGCGGTTTCATGGGCATCGCGCGCGACATCACCGGCACCAAGATCGAGGCGCTGGAACGCCAGAAACTACAGGAGCAGTTGTTCCATTCCCAGAAACTTGACGCCGTCGGCCAGCTTGCCGGCGGTGTCGCTCACGACTTCAACAACATGCTGAGCGTCATCATCGGCAACACCGATCTTGCGCTTCGCGAACTCGGCCCCGACGCTCCCCTGCGGCAACCCCTTCAGGACATCCTCGCCGCCGGAAGGCGCTCGGCCAATCTGACCCGGCAATTGCTTGCGTTTGCCCGCAAACAGAACATCAACCCCAGGGTTCTCGGCCTGAACGATGCCGTCGCCGGCGTTCTCAGCATGCTTCAGCGGCTCATCGGAGAGAACATCAATCTCGTCTGGAGGCCGGGACACGAGCTCTGGATGGTCCGGATCGACCCGTCCCAGATCGATCAGATTCTCGCGAATCTCACGGTGAACGCCCGCGATGCGATCAGCAGGACAGGGACGATCACCATCGAGACGTTGAACGTCCGGTGCGATGAAGCGTATTGCGCCGATTCACCGGAATGCGTGCCGGGGGACTACGTCCAGCTGTCAGTGGCAGACAATGGCTGTGGAATAGCGCATGATCTCCTGCCCAAAATATTCGACCCGTTCTTCACGACCAAGAAAGAGGGCAGGGGAACCGGCCTCGGCCTCTCCACCGTCTACGGTATCGTCAAGCAGAACGGCGGTTTCATCAATGTCTGCAGCGATCCGGGAATCGGCTCCACGTTCAGGATTCATCTTCCCCGCCACAGGATCGAGGCGAAGGAATCTCCGGGGATCGTCGAGGAAGCACGGCCGGTCGGAGGCCGCGAGACGATCCTGGTCGTGGAAGACGAGGCCACGGTCCTGCATCTCACCAGGAAGATGCTCGAAAACCTCGGCTACCGTGTGTTATCGGCCGAAAATCCCGAACAGGCGATGAAGCTCGCCAGGGAGTATGACAGGAACATCGATCTTCTCCTCACCGACGTCGTCATGCCGGGCACGAACGGGAAAGAGCTGTCGGAACGGATTCTCGAATTCATGCCCGGGCTGAAACATATCTATATGTCAGGCTATACCTCCGACGTCATCGCGCGCCAGGCCATCTTGGACGAAGGCGTGAAGTTCATTTCGAAGCCGTTTTCCCTCAAGGAACTGGCAGACAAAGTCAGGGAAACGCTCGACGCATGA
- a CDS encoding Hsp33 family molecular chaperone HslO gives MDYLLHAYSPRYKIFLSIADVTETAKQLEKMHLSGPTAGRFLAEGLVAAALLSTEISQTDERISFQLQVDGPVGGCMFDVSTSGNMRGYTHKKLFDEFDGEDTSDIRGIMGSYGRLTVIRSNRRGAIDQQQVQNCPADVRSALASYYNLILRRPAAVELISLSRNSMVHRALGARIERSSDGSVEEFIPLLEKFNDRSVRDLLVNSADIAAYQKLLGLDDLRTVMTRELRFGCGCSYEKVVASVGMLGVVELRDIVEKKETQTVTCHFCGNTYIVTPEAIAGLIVQLSRKDDEPTP, from the coding sequence ATGGATTATCTGCTGCATGCATACTCGCCGCGATACAAGATATTCCTCTCGATCGCGGACGTCACGGAAACCGCGAAACAGCTCGAAAAAATGCATCTTTCCGGGCCGACGGCGGGCCGATTCCTGGCCGAGGGGCTCGTCGCGGCGGCGCTTCTCTCGACGGAAATCTCCCAGACGGACGAACGGATTTCCTTCCAGCTCCAGGTCGACGGCCCTGTCGGCGGCTGCATGTTCGACGTCTCCACGAGCGGAAACATGCGGGGCTATACGCACAAGAAGCTGTTCGACGAGTTCGACGGGGAAGACACGAGCGACATCCGCGGCATCATGGGCTCCTACGGCCGGCTGACGGTCATCAGGTCGAATCGACGGGGAGCCATCGACCAGCAACAGGTCCAGAACTGCCCGGCCGACGTGCGCTCGGCGCTGGCAAGCTATTACAACCTGATTCTGCGCCGGCCGGCGGCCGTCGAACTCATTTCTCTCTCCAGAAATTCGATGGTGCATCGTGCCCTTGGCGCGCGTATCGAGCGCTCTTCGGATGGCAGCGTGGAAGAATTCATCCCTTTGCTCGAGAAGTTCAACGACCGGTCTGTTCGCGATCTGCTCGTCAACTCAGCGGATATCGCCGCCTACCAGAAGCTTCTCGGTCTCGACGACCTCCGCACGGTCATGACGCGCGAACTCCGCTTCGGCTGCGGCTGCTCGTATGAAAAGGTCGTGGCCTCGGTCGGCATGCTCGGTGTCGTGGAACTTCGCGACATCGTCGAGAAGAAGGAAACCCAGACCGTCACCTGCCATTTCTGCGGGAATACCTACATCGTTACCCCCGAGGCGATCGCCGGCCTGATCGTCCAACTCTCGCGGAAAGACGACGAGCCGACCCCGTGA
- a CDS encoding zinc ribbon domain-containing protein: MILDRLPDKICSLLSISNADEVRLAYESTSAFDGSTGASWLVVHRSQVHIVSALPLDVPQLIKKFMVQGVSSLKCSKSILGDIRLEFGLRSEPQPFVFVIPSLLSHDWDILSDILQSIFEDTFHPDMEDASLGSDAFAASAPIGTALEDSTVLFQPISGVKVDVSTMQSVLDTTMDGLADQINVEVANESSFTITDVRSDAMPDLPEKPVARERQAAAEAIKKKRFKASQTNLIPKETPAPEADSNTIRCPKCQKKNKSDYIYCLGCGNELGSRRNAPSRKVGKSPDYGYSSSEASQSEDASGCIVQLFYFIIGVGALLFFISIGK; the protein is encoded by the coding sequence GTGATTCTCGACAGGCTCCCAGACAAAATCTGTTCGCTTCTCTCGATCAGCAATGCCGACGAAGTGCGGCTTGCCTACGAATCGACCTCCGCCTTCGACGGGTCGACAGGCGCCTCCTGGCTAGTCGTTCACCGGTCCCAGGTCCACATCGTGTCGGCCCTCCCGCTCGACGTCCCCCAACTGATCAAAAAGTTCATGGTCCAGGGCGTTTCCTCCCTGAAATGCTCGAAGAGCATCCTCGGAGACATCAGGCTGGAATTCGGCCTCCGGTCCGAACCCCAGCCGTTCGTCTTCGTCATCCCCAGCCTTCTGTCCCACGACTGGGATATACTTAGCGATATATTACAAAGTATATTTGAAGACACGTTCCATCCCGACATGGAGGACGCGTCTCTCGGAAGCGACGCCTTCGCCGCTTCCGCGCCCATCGGCACCGCCCTCGAAGACTCCACCGTCCTCTTCCAGCCGATTTCCGGGGTGAAGGTCGACGTATCGACCATGCAGTCGGTTCTCGACACGACCATGGACGGACTCGCGGACCAGATCAACGTCGAGGTGGCGAACGAGAGTTCCTTCACGATCACCGACGTCCGGAGCGACGCCATGCCGGATCTTCCGGAAAAACCCGTGGCGCGCGAACGCCAGGCGGCTGCAGAGGCGATCAAGAAGAAGAGGTTCAAAGCCTCACAGACGAACCTCATTCCGAAAGAGACGCCAGCCCCGGAAGCCGACTCGAACACGATCCGATGCCCGAAATGCCAGAAGAAAAACAAATCAGACTATATTTACTGTCTCGGATGCGGCAACGAACTCGGTTCGCGCAGAAATGCGCCCTCGCGAAAAGTCGGCAAATCGCCCGACTACGGCTATTCGAGCAGCGAGGCGTCACAGTCGGAAGACGCCTCCGGCTGCATCGTCCAGCTCTTCTACTTCATCATCGGCGTGGGCGCCCTGCTGTTCTTCATCTCGATCGGCAAATAA